One Cololabis saira isolate AMF1-May2022 chromosome 18, fColSai1.1, whole genome shotgun sequence genomic region harbors:
- the LOC133464674 gene encoding C-C chemokine receptor type 6-like, with amino-acid sequence MDVTEEMYNLSNYDYDYDNFSFNPPCSFNINNDVSRVVGLYVHSIIFILGFVGNSLVIITYMFYKRTKSLTDIYLLNMAIADLLFVLSLPLLVYNEMSSWPMGSVACKLLHGSYSVNLYSGMLLLACISTDRYIAIVQAHRSFRLRSLSYGRIICVAVWAFALLVSVPTFYFYQKYTPGHTVNVMMLDGSNLTAQNLTVQWAVCGFKAATREVAMVAMVAIPSIQLVVGFFLPLLIMVFCYTAVIVTLMKAKNFQRHKAVRVVMAVVVVFVLCHLPYNVALLYDTASMFQTIDCGDVDILQTALTVMQSIAYLQCCLNPVVYAFVGVRFRNHFRRIFQDLCCPESLQSHL; translated from the coding sequence ATGGACGTTACAGAAGAGATGTACAACCTTTCGAACTACGACTACGACTACGACAATTTCAGTTTTAATCCCCCATGttccttcaacatcaacaacgaCGTGAGCCGTGTAGTCGGCCTGTATGTTCACtccatcatcttcatcctaGGTTTTGTTGGGAATAGCCTGGTCATCATCACTTACATGTTCTACAAGAGGACCAAGTCCTTGACAGACATCTACCTGCTCAACATGGCCATCGCTGACCTGCTGTTCGTGCTGTCCCTGCCACTGCTCGTCTACAATGAGATGTCGTCGTGGCCCATGGGGTCAGTGGCGTGCAAGCTGCTGCATGGCTCCTACAGTGTGAATCTGTACAGTGGCatgctgctgctggcctgcaTCAGCACCGACCGCTACATTGCCATAGTGCAGGCCCACCGCAGCTTCCGGCTGCGCTCGCTGTCCTACGGCCGCATCATCTGTGTTGCCGTCTGGGCTTTCGCTTTGCTGGTGTCCGTGCCCACCTTCTATTTCTACCAGAAGTACACGCCGGGGCACACTGTCAACGTCATGATGCTCGACGGCTCAAATCTCACGGCTCAAAACCTGACGGTTCAGTGGGCCGTCTGTGGTTTCAAGGCTGCGACCAGAGAGGTCGCCATGGTGGCCATGGTGGCCATCCCCAGCATCCAACTGGTGGTAGGCTTCTTCCTGCCGCTGCTCATCATGGTCTTCTGCTACACTGCCGTCATCGTCACGCTGATGAAGGCCAAGAACTTCCAGCGACACAAGGCGGTGCGGGTGGTGATGGCAGTAGTGGTGGTGTTTGTGCTGTGCCACCTGCCCTACAACGTGGCGCTGCTCTACGACACCGCCAGCATGTTCCAAACCATAGACTGCGGCGACGTGGACATACTGCAGACGGCGCTGACCGTCATGCAGTCCATCGCGTACCTGCAGTGCTGCCTCAACCCGGTGGTGTACGCCTTTGTGGGGGTCAGGTTCAGGAACCACTTCAGGAGGATCTTCCAGGACCTGTGCTGCCCAGAGTCACTCCAGAGTCACCTCTGA